In the Mycosarcoma maydis chromosome 6, whole genome shotgun sequence genome, one interval contains:
- a CDS encoding aspartic endopeptidase has product MSSDRDLFITYGVLMGGAVAPIYFGSFASLKTPKTTRDLLKAARKKRKAAKGSDDSDSDSDSDSDSDLDDDDTLDRVTSSDAIWFPIMGSAVLFGLFLVFKYLNKEYVNLLLSFYFGFIGCLALSQALVSTSRAIVGRELWKKLPIFRLYLDQRGQGRLFKLSFTHVDVALIFVSAVLVGVYLVTKSWIISNLLALSLSLNAIALMSLDSFRTGAIMLGGLFVYDIFWVFATPVMVSVARNFDAPIKIVWPRNMLQVLLALQAREPQPKLQFSMLGLGDIVIPGIFVALALRYDQLVASEAKPSLGFTKSYTRFDKPYFKATLAAYVAGLATTMGVMHFFQAAQPALLYLSPACTGAVFLTAALRGEFKDVWNWTDGEQEQDKGKEQTKFNDSNGAKEPKHGVRRSSRRAISSKKD; this is encoded by the coding sequence ATGTCGAGTGATAGAGATCTTTTTATCACCTATGGCGTTCTAATGGGCGGTGCCGTGGCACCTATCTACTTTGGATCGTTCGCATCGCTCAAGACGCCCAAGACCACTAGGGATCTGTTGAAAGCTGcgcgcaagaagcgcaaggctGCAAAAGGTTCGGACGATTCCGACTCTGATAgcgactcggactcggatTCGGATttggacgatgatgacaCATTAGATCGAGTCACTTCGTCTGATGCCATTTGGTTCCCCATCATGGGCTCGGCGGTGCTTTTTGGCCTCTTCCTTGTCTTCAAGTACCTGAACAAGGAGTACGTCAACCTGCTCCTCAGCTTCTACTTTGGCTTCATCGGTTGTCTTGCTCTCAGTCAAGCACTAGTCTCAACCAGCCGCGCCATTGTAGGTCGCGAGTTGTGGAAGAAGCTACCCATCTTTCGACTCTATCTCGATCAGCGCGGTCAGGGTCGCCTTTTCAAGCTTTCCTTCACCCACGTTGACGTGGCGTTGATCTTCGTGTCGGCCGTGCTGGTTGGCGTGTATCTGGTCACCAAGAGTTGGATCATCAGCAACTTACTCGCCCTTTCCTTGTCGCTCAATGCCATCGCGCTCATGTCGCTCGACTCGTTTCGCACGGGTGCCATCATGCTCGGTGGTCTGTTCGTATACGACATCTTTTGGGTGTTTGCTACTCCTGTCATGGTTTCGGTCGCACGCAACTTTGACGCTCCCATCAAAATCGTTTGGCCCAGAAACATGCTCCAAGTTTTGTTGGCGCTCCAAGCTCGCGAGCCGCAACCCAAGCTGCAATTCAGCATGCTTGGATTGGGCGACATTGTGATCCCGGGTATCTTTGTTGCACTTGCCCTTCGTTACGACCAGCTCGTGGCTAGCGAGGCCAAGCCTTCTTTGGGCTTCACCAAGTCATACACTCGCTTTGACAAGCCCTACTTCAAAGCAACTCTGGCTGCGTACGTGGCGGGGCTTGCTACCACCATGGGAGTGATGCACTTCTTCCAGGCGGCGCAACCCGCGCTGCTGTACTTGAGTCCTGCTTGTACTGGCGCCGTGTTCCTGACTGCTGCGCTTCGCGGCGAGTTCAAGGACGTATGGAACTGGACagatggcgagcaagagcaagacaaAGGCAAGGAGCAGACCAAGTTCAACGACAGCAACGGCGCCAAGGAGCCAAAGCATGGCGTGAGACGGTCCAGTCGCCGAGCAATTTCCTCCAAAAAGGACTGA